The following proteins come from a genomic window of Pirellula staleyi DSM 6068:
- a CDS encoding tetratricopeptide repeat protein — MIRSLTLSLTLAFASAILPSVALGQAFDVVYETKGGQPSRGSISNMTRDEVVLDVSGVPRTFKVNEIARLTLADEPQELGSARNAVTQSNWNVAAQELRKLEGVAVDRSYIKADIDFFKALVAAKLAMTEGGDKAAAEKALLDFVRANSANWHFYAAAESLGDLAVSSGKYAEAAKYYGPIAAAPFGEYQMKANNSIGRALTAQKQYPDAITRFDAVIDGSLSTPEAAQQKTLASIGKAVCLAATGKADEGLTIVNDIIAKNDPADVTLFARAYNALGNCYLKTGKNKDALQAFLHTDILFYADSESHAEALYHLSKLWATEEKPDRATAARTTLRERYSGSVWATLD, encoded by the coding sequence ATGATTCGCTCGCTCACCCTTAGTCTCACGCTGGCATTTGCTTCTGCCATTCTGCCAAGCGTGGCCCTTGGTCAGGCTTTCGACGTAGTTTATGAAACCAAAGGTGGTCAGCCGAGTCGCGGTTCGATTTCGAACATGACGCGCGACGAGGTGGTGCTCGACGTGTCGGGTGTTCCACGGACTTTCAAAGTCAACGAAATCGCCCGTCTCACGCTGGCCGATGAGCCGCAGGAACTCGGCAGCGCTCGTAACGCTGTGACGCAGAGCAACTGGAACGTCGCTGCTCAAGAGCTTCGTAAGCTCGAAGGGGTTGCCGTTGATCGCAGCTATATCAAAGCCGACATCGATTTCTTCAAAGCTCTCGTGGCCGCCAAACTTGCCATGACCGAAGGTGGAGACAAAGCAGCGGCTGAAAAAGCACTGCTCGACTTTGTTCGTGCCAATTCCGCCAACTGGCATTTCTACGCAGCTGCCGAATCGCTCGGAGATCTGGCTGTTTCGTCGGGCAAGTATGCCGAAGCTGCCAAGTACTATGGTCCGATCGCCGCTGCACCGTTTGGCGAGTACCAAATGAAGGCTAACAATTCGATCGGCCGGGCACTCACCGCCCAGAAGCAGTATCCCGATGCGATCACCCGCTTCGACGCTGTGATCGACGGTTCGCTAAGCACCCCCGAAGCTGCTCAGCAGAAGACCCTGGCCTCGATTGGCAAAGCGGTTTGCCTCGCAGCCACCGGTAAGGCCGACGAAGGGCTCACGATTGTAAACGACATTATTGCCAAGAACGATCCGGCCGACGTCACGCTGTTCGCTCGAGCCTACAACGCCTTGGGGAACTGCTACCTGAAGACCGGCAAGAACAAAGACGCACTGCAGGCATTCCTGCACACCGACATCCTGTTCTATGCCGATTCGGAATCGCATGCCGAAGCGCTCTACCACCTCAGCAAACTGTGGGCGACCGAGGAAAAGCCAGATCGTGCGACAGCCGCCCGCACAACGCTCCGCGAGCGCTATTCGGGTAGCGTGTGGGCGACCCTGGACTAA
- a CDS encoding MotA/TolQ/ExbB proton channel family protein, which produces MRLVATMPARALVCGLLACFALVAGAITDHSPLSPQVAVAQEEPAAEDAAAPADEAEAPKAKQSYLMWFLNALGVRYAIAFFVLSFTFVAVLVMNMLALRRDAIVPKSLAEAFEANLNEKKFQEAFDLAKADDSFLGQMLAAGMSKLQQGYDKATTAMGQVAEEEIMKLEQRLSLIGLVGSISPMVGLLGTVDGMVASFQVIAMSGATPKASDLAEGISMALITTLVGLVLAIPATIAFALFKNRLSKLTQELGVQADNLMSRFETVAKK; this is translated from the coding sequence ATGCGTCTCGTAGCTACGATGCCAGCTCGCGCGCTGGTCTGCGGTCTGTTGGCCTGTTTCGCGCTGGTGGCCGGAGCGATCACCGATCACTCGCCACTTTCGCCCCAAGTGGCTGTTGCCCAAGAAGAGCCAGCCGCTGAAGATGCAGCAGCACCTGCCGATGAGGCTGAGGCTCCGAAGGCCAAGCAAAGCTACCTGATGTGGTTTCTCAACGCTCTGGGTGTTCGCTACGCCATCGCGTTCTTTGTCCTCTCGTTCACCTTCGTCGCCGTGCTGGTGATGAACATGCTCGCGCTCCGCCGCGATGCGATTGTTCCCAAGAGCCTGGCCGAAGCTTTCGAAGCGAACCTCAACGAAAAGAAGTTCCAAGAAGCTTTCGATCTGGCCAAAGCCGACGATTCGTTCCTCGGACAGATGCTCGCCGCTGGCATGTCGAAGCTGCAGCAGGGGTACGACAAGGCCACCACAGCGATGGGCCAAGTTGCTGAAGAAGAAATCATGAAGCTCGAACAGCGTTTGAGCTTGATCGGTCTCGTCGGTTCGATCAGCCCAATGGTGGGCCTGCTCGGCACGGTGGACGGAATGGTCGCGTCGTTCCAAGTGATCGCCATGAGTGGTGCCACGCCGAAAGCTTCGGATCTCGCCGAAGGTATTTCGATGGCACTCATCACGACCCTCGTCGGTCTGGTTCTCGCGATTCCTGCAACGATTGCGTTCGCACTCTTCAAGAACCGCCTATCGAAGCTGACGCAAGAACTCGGCGTTCAAGCCGATAACTTGATGAGCCGCTTTGAAACGGTTGCCAAGAAGTAG